In Peromyscus eremicus chromosome 15, PerEre_H2_v1, whole genome shotgun sequence, a genomic segment contains:
- the LOC131925643 gene encoding olfactory receptor 10J1-like, giving the protein MKRANCTGVREFIFQGFSNFQEYQLTLFVVFLALYILTLAGNVIIVTIIRIDHHLHTPMYFFLSVLSTSETFYSLVIIPRMLASLVGLSQTISLEGCGTQLFFFLGFAITNCLLLAVMGYDRYVAICNPLRYSIVMNWRVCVILASSVCATGFFLSLVQAVSIFRLPFCHSLIEHFFCDVRPVLNLACAVPVINDILTLVISLLAITAPATFLFISYVLIISTILKIASAEGRKKTFATCASHLTVVVIHYGCASIAYFKPKSENTRDQDQLISVTYTVITPLLNPVVYSLRNKEVQDALRKVLGRKSLS; this is encoded by the coding sequence ATGAAGAGAGCCAACTGCACAGGGGTAAGAGAGTTTATTTTCCAAGGTTTCTCCAATTTCCAAGAATACCAACTCACACTATTTGTTGTCTTCCTTGCCCTATACATCCTGACTCTGGCTGGCAATGTCATCATTGTGACCATTATCCGTATTGACCACCACCTTCACACCCCCATGTATTTCTTCTTAAGTGTTCTCTCCACTTCAGAGACCTTCTATTCCCTGGTCATCATCCCACGAATGCTTGCTAGTCTTGTGGGTCTGAGCCAAACCATCTCCCTGGAGGGATGTGGGACAcagctctttttcttccttggatTTGCAATCACCAACTGTCTCCTGCTAGCAGTCATGGGTTATgatcgctatgtggccatctgcaaccCACTTCGTTATAGCATTGTCATGAATTGGAGGGTGTGTGTCATTCTGGCATCTTCAGTCTGTGCCACAGGGTTCTTTCTTTCACTAGTTCAGGCAGTGTCCATTTTCAGGCTGCCCTTTTGCCACTCACTGATTGAACATTTCTTCTGTGATGTCCGACCTGTTTTGAATCTGGCCTGTGCAGTGCCAGTCATCAATGACATCTTGACATTAGTTATCAGTCTCCTGGCCATCACAGCACCTGCCACTTTCCTATTCATCTCCTATGTCCTCATTATTTCCACCATTCTCAAGATTGCCTCAGCTGAAGGCCGGAAGAAAACTTTTGCTACCTGTGCCTCCCACCTCACTGTGGTAGTGATCCACTATGGTTGTGCCTCCATTGCCTACTTCAAGCCCAAGTCAGAGAACACCAGAGACCAGGACCAGCTGATCTCAGTGACTTACACTGTTATAACACCTCTACTAAACCCTGTTGTGTATagtctgagaaacaaagaagTCCAGGATGCTCTACGGAAAGTTTTGGGTAGGAAATCCCTATCATAG